The Neurospora crassa OR74A linkage group IV, whole genome shotgun sequence genome has a segment encoding these proteins:
- the pco-1 gene encoding purine utilization positive regulator, with amino-acid sequence MPAHTPPSPNHHPNKRPRQSSPERDSPASVPSGEAPSPANELLLDGSGAAHGGQGGGSTGGKAGQSSSFRNVSACNRCRLRKNRCDQKLPSCASCEKANVACVGYDPITKREIPRSYIFYLEKRVEQLEHLLKDNNITFPPAENLDYCSKKGDRPRHVHSTQVDTSGHPSQLETPDSINNQRPQNEGDDVVRLQKLVSKSDLGGVSATAKARYLGSTSGISFARIVFAAVQSSVSDQKSTSDKAGIRPYKPAPNNGPATAGTSMRDSFFGLHTKPTIHPATFPSRALGEKLMSLYFEHANPQMPVLHKGEFLEMFEQAYAEENRVRGPRELYMLNMVFAIGGGIIVGESTKASGSAEAPGKTDDNTRQCQPEEYHASAIVHLEACLGNSAGGLEELQAVLLLANFALLRPVPPGLWYIVGVAIRLAVDLGLHYEDGKDIESGLGIGDQSEAFSRERGRREYMRDLRRRLWWCTYSLDRLVSVCVGRPFGISDQVITTEFPSLLDDRFITPSGLLEPPPDVIGPTYKLIAHHYFRLRLLQSEVLQVLQFQQSQLARASGLNQKNPYMHTSLPSPFLSQFETFRAWRIDIDRRLWEWKNSAPTRQQTGVQFSPEFFDLNYWQAVIMLYRQSLSVPALFEGEYHTSKEVNSPTMFNMELREDEDRVYLKVAEAGQRILRLYRQLHRVGLVNYTYLATHHLFMAGISYLYAIWHSPIVRSRLTVDEVDFTILAAKSVFTDLIDKCPPAEACRDAFDRTAKATIKMANSTGGFGQGQDLSGGYGNNTHIRRPGGSIDQRLDWSSQSDSAASSLQHYRMQQQQQQHQQHQQQQHRQHQQQQHRHRPPMLRNPSSQYSDLASDAYSVSSASQLSAFQQAQQFRMSGAAAAAAIKSEQEGGFSLMRNPPPPPHSNASSIAEAASGGGGPMAQSPVGETSIDPTLMPSPSAIQQHQQRQGQGLSNPLTPPAQMGGSPIIGANSQQQQQRGGTPNDYLQQQQQQQQQQQAYSNSPGTLSFSDLQGLEFLQSVDGGAAGGMDISNGGDLANLNVNLNPAEVAGQMDLGFGIGWEGNHHDFSDGQQLDLFEGFFFGGQQGGGGGGGGGGAGGN; translated from the exons ATGCCGGCGCACACTCCTCCGTCCCCGAACCACCACCCAAACAAGCGACCGCGCCAATCGTCCCCGGAACGAGACTCTCCGGCTTCGGTTCCGTCTGGGGAAGCCCCGTCTCCCGCTAACGAGCTTCTACTTGACGGGTCTGGCGCCGCTCATGGAGGCCAGGGAGGCGGGTCGACGGGGGGCAAGGCCGGACAAAGCAGCAGCTTCCGCAACGTGAGCGCTTGTAACCGATGTAGGCTTCGCAAAAACCGCTGTGACCAGAAGCTACCGAGTTGTGCCAGTTGCGAAAAGGCCAATGTTGCCTGCGTTGGCTATGATCCCATCACCAAGAGAGAGATCCCGAGGAG TTATATCTTTTACCTCGAGAAACGAGTAGAGCAACTGGAACACCTGCTCAAGGACAACAATATCACTTTCCCGCCGGCCGAAAATTTGGACTACTGTTCCAAGAAGGGAGATAGGCCGCGCCATGTCCACTCGACCCAGGTGGACACGAGCGGGCATCCCTCACAACTAGAAACACCAGATAGCATCAACAATCAAAGACCACAGAATGAGGGAGATGATGTGGTCAGACTACAGAAACTGGTGTCCAAGTCTGACCTTGGTGGCGTATCCGCAACGGCAAAAGCTCGCTATCTGGGATCTACCTCGGGAATATCTTTTGCACGCATTGTTTTCGCTGCGGTGCAGTCGTCGGTATCCGATCAGAAGTCCACCTCGGACAAAGCTGGCATCCGACCCTACAAGCCTGCTCCCAACAATGGCCCCGCCACCGCCGGAACGTCTATGAGAGACTCGTTCTTTGGCTTGCACACAAAACCAACGATTCATCCGGCAACATTCCCCAGCAGGGCTTTGGGCGAAAAGTTGATGTCGCTTTATTTTGAGCATGCGAACCCCCAAATGCCTGTGCTCCACAAAGGCGAGTTCCTGGAAATGTTTGAGCAAGCCTATGCCGAAGAAAACCGCGTACGGGGGCCACGAGAACTTTACATGTTGAACATGGTCTTCGCGATAGGCGGCGGCATCATTGTGGGAGAATCGACCAAGGCCAGTGGATCGGCAGAAGCACCAGGTAAAACTGATGACAACACAAGACAGTGCCAGCCAGAAGAATATCATGCTAGTGCCATTGTTCATCTTGAGGCTTGTCTTGGCAACAGTGCCGGTGGTTTGGAAGAGTTACAGGCCGTCTTGCTTCTCGCCAACTTTGCCTTATTGAGGCCAGTTCCTCCTGGGCTGTGGTACATCGTCGGCGTCGCCATCAGGTTGGCGGTCGATCTCGGCCTACACTACGAAGACGGTAAGGACATTGAATCCGGTCTAGGGATCGGAGACCAGAGCGAAGCATTCTCGcgggaaaggggaagaagagagtaCATGCGTGATCTCAGGCGGCGTCTGTGGTGGTGCACCTATTCACTCGATCGCCTCGTCAGTGTTTGCGTCGGCAGGCCATTTGGCATATCAGATCAAGTCATTACCACAGAGTTCCCCTCTCTCCTAGATGATCGATTCATTACGCCAAGCGGCTTGCTTGAACCACCCCCCGACGTAATAGGACCGACTTACAAACTCATTGCACATCACTACTTCCGTCTTAGGCTGCTCCAGTCAGAAGTTCTTCAAGTCTTGCAGTTCCAGCAATCACAGCTTGCGCGGGCCTCTGGACTGAACCAGAAGAACCCTTACATGCATACATCTCTTCCATCACCGTTCTTGTCACAGTTCGAAACCTTCCGAGCATGGCGCATTGATATCGACAGGAGACTATGGGAGTGGAAAAATTCCGCACCAACACGGCAGCAGACTGGCGTACAATTTTCGCCTGAGTTTTTTGACCTCAACTACTGGCAGGCTGTCATTATGCTCTATCGCCAAAGTCTAAGTGTGCCAGCCTTGTTCGAAGGTGAATATCACACGTCAAAGGAGGTCAACAGCCCGACAATGTTCAACATGGAGCTTCGGGAGGATGAAGACCGCGTGTATCTCAAGGTCGCCGAGGCAGGCCAGCGTATCTTGCGCCTCTATCGCCAATTGCACCGTGTGGGCTTGGTCAACTATACCTATTTGGCCACGCACCATTTGTTCATGGCCGGAATATCTTATCTTTATGCGATCTGGCATTCCCCTATCGTGAGGAGCAGACTT ACCGTGGATGAAGTCGACTTCACGATTCTGGCTGCCAAATCCGTTTTTACAGACCTGATAGATAAATGTCCGCCAGCAGAAGCTTGTCGAGACGCCTTTGATCGCACCGCCAAAGCAACCATCAAAATGGCAAACTCGACTGGAGGCTTCGGCCAAGGCCAGGACTTGTCCGGCGGATATGGAAACAACACCCACATAAGACGTCCTGGAGGAAGTATTGATCAGCGTCTCGACTGGAGCTCACAGAGCGATTCTGCCGCTTCTAGTTTGCAACACTATAGAatgcagcaacaacaacaacagcaccagcagcatcagcagcagcaacatcgccagcaccaacaacaacaacaccgccaTCGCCCGCCTATGCTCCGAAACCCTTCGTCACAGTACAGCGATCTCGCCTCCGACGCCTACTCCGTCTCATCAGCATCTCAGCTTTCCGCCTTCCAACAGGCCCAACAGTTCCGCATGTCcggtgccgctgccgccgccgcgatCAAGAGCGAGCAGGAAGGCGGCTTCTCTCTCATGCGAAACCCACCTCCGCCACCACATAGCAACGCAAGCTCCATTGCGGAAGCCGCCTCTGGCGGCGGGGGACCGATGGCTCAAAGCCCAGTAGGCGAGACCTCCATTGATCCGACCTTGATGCCCTCGCCGAGCGCCATccaacagcaccagcaacggcaaggacaaggactTAGTAACCCCTTAACGCCGCCTGCTCAGATGGGTGGATCACCGATTATCGGGGCCAActcacaacagcaacaacaacgcgGAGGGACGCCAAATGACTATctacagcaacagcaacaacagcaacaacaacaacaagcataCTCCAATAGTCCTGGCACACTAAGCTTCAGTGATCTACAAGGCCTAGAGTTCTTGCAAAGTGTTGATGGCGGCGCCGCTGGTGGTATGGACATTAGTAATGGAGGAGATCTGGCGAATTTGAACGTGAACCTGAATCCGGCTGAGGTAGCGGGACAGATGGATCTAGGCTTTGGTATCGGGTGGGAAGGGAA